In Myxococcales bacterium, the following proteins share a genomic window:
- the tkt gene encoding transketolase — protein sequence MSTAFESAVKTVRFLSVDAVEQANSGHPGTPMALAGIGVELFTQHLRYVPTEPDWPNRDRFVLSAGHASMLLYSLLHLAGYDVSLDDLKAFRQWGSKTPGHPEVGHTAGVETTTGPLGQGVGNAVGLALAGKMMGARVNEPGDPVIDYRVFGIAGDGDMMEGISSEAASVAGHLGLDNLVLIYDDNKITIDGATSLSFSEDVGKRFEAYGWYVQHVDGHDPDAVRKAIESAIAEDRRPSLIAARTHIAIGAPTKQDTSAAHGAPLGKEEIAGAKAKAEWPAEPFFVPADATTPFKAKVAENTKLLAAWKAKVEALAGPRKQLFAALSSRSVPANLLPELVKTLDGKADATRSLAAKIEQQVAALVPSLVGGSADLDESCKTHIKGGGSVSRGEYGGRNLHFGIREHAMGAITNGLALSGFFVPFGSTFLVFSDYMRPSIRLSALMGQRAIWIFTHDSVLLGEDGPTHQPIEQVAALRLIPNLDVVRPADGLECAAAWAYAVERVHAPTSIVLTRQKTAALSRPEGFDPAQIARGAYVLDDAKDPNVILIASGSEVGVMVEAKKLLGADGYRVRVVSAPCWDAFARLPAAEQEAVIGKGVPRVTLEAGRTSLWQSVAGPSGLALGIDRFGASSPAARIADELGITPAKVAAQIRAHLVPR from the coding sequence ATGTCGACCGCCTTCGAGTCCGCCGTAAAGACCGTTCGTTTTCTGTCCGTCGATGCCGTCGAGCAGGCCAATTCTGGCCACCCCGGCACACCGATGGCCCTCGCCGGCATCGGCGTCGAGCTGTTCACTCAGCACCTGCGCTACGTGCCGACCGAGCCCGACTGGCCGAACCGCGATCGCTTCGTGCTCTCGGCGGGGCATGCGTCGATGCTGCTCTACTCACTGCTGCATCTCGCTGGGTACGACGTCTCGCTGGATGACCTGAAGGCGTTTCGGCAGTGGGGCAGCAAGACTCCGGGGCACCCGGAGGTCGGCCACACTGCAGGGGTCGAGACGACCACGGGCCCGTTGGGGCAAGGTGTCGGCAACGCGGTCGGCCTGGCTCTGGCTGGCAAGATGATGGGCGCCCGGGTGAACGAGCCCGGTGACCCCGTGATCGACTATCGGGTGTTCGGCATAGCCGGCGACGGCGACATGATGGAGGGGATCTCCAGCGAAGCTGCCAGTGTTGCGGGCCACCTGGGGCTCGACAATCTCGTTTTGATCTACGACGACAACAAGATCACGATCGACGGCGCGACCAGCCTGTCGTTCAGCGAAGACGTAGGCAAGCGCTTCGAGGCCTACGGTTGGTACGTGCAGCACGTGGACGGGCACGACCCGGACGCCGTGAGGAAAGCCATCGAGAGCGCCATCGCCGAAGACCGCCGACCGAGCCTGATTGCTGCGCGCACCCACATCGCGATCGGGGCGCCGACCAAACAGGACACCTCGGCGGCCCACGGCGCGCCCCTTGGAAAGGAAGAAATTGCCGGTGCAAAGGCCAAAGCCGAGTGGCCCGCGGAGCCGTTCTTCGTGCCCGCCGACGCCACGACCCCGTTCAAGGCCAAGGTCGCCGAAAATACCAAGCTGCTCGCCGCGTGGAAGGCGAAGGTCGAAGCGTTGGCAGGTCCGCGCAAGCAGCTCTTCGCCGCGCTCTCGAGCCGGAGTGTGCCGGCGAACCTGTTGCCGGAGTTGGTCAAGACGCTGGATGGCAAGGCCGACGCCACGCGCTCCCTCGCGGCGAAGATTGAACAGCAGGTCGCGGCGCTCGTGCCTTCACTCGTCGGCGGTTCGGCCGACCTGGACGAGAGCTGCAAGACCCACATCAAGGGCGGCGGCTCGGTGTCGCGTGGCGAGTACGGCGGCAGGAACTTGCACTTCGGTATCCGCGAGCACGCCATGGGTGCCATCACCAACGGCCTGGCACTCTCGGGCTTCTTCGTGCCCTTCGGCTCCACCTTCCTCGTGTTCAGCGACTACATGCGCCCGAGCATTCGTCTCTCGGCGCTGATGGGTCAGCGCGCCATCTGGATCTTCACCCACGACTCGGTGCTGCTCGGGGAGGACGGGCCGACGCACCAGCCGATCGAGCAGGTCGCGGCGCTGCGCCTGATCCCGAACCTGGACGTGGTGCGCCCGGCCGACGGGCTCGAGTGCGCCGCAGCCTGGGCCTACGCGGTCGAGCGAGTGCACGCCCCGACCTCGATCGTGCTCACGCGCCAGAAGACGGCGGCCTTGTCTCGACCCGAGGGTTTTGATCCGGCGCAAATCGCCCGCGGCGCCTACGTGCTCGACGACGCCAAGGATCCCAACGTGATCTTGATCGCCAGCGGCAGCGAGGTGGGCGTGATGGTCGAAGCGAAGAAGCTCCTCGGAGCGGATGGCTACCGCGTGCGGGTGGTGAGCGCTCCGTGCTGGGATGCGTTCGCGCGCCTGCCCGCGGCAGAGCAGGAGGCGGTGATCGGCAAGGGCGTCCCGAGGGTCACCTTGGAAGCCGGACGCACCTCGCTGTGGCAGAGCGTCGCCGGCCCGTCGGGGCTCGCCCTGGGCATCGATCGCTTCGGCGCTTCTTCGCCCGCGGCCCGCATCGCGGACGAGCTCGGCATCACGCCCGCGAAGGTGGCGGCGCAGATCCGCGCGCACCTGGTCCCGCGCTGA
- a CDS encoding ABC transporter ATP-binding protein: MTRAEPVIVARDLTRVFGAGEAARKAVDAVSLSVERGEVVLIFGPSGCGKSTLLSMLGGLDRSFQGKLSLFGQDVSALSDAELSRLRGERIGFVFQAFHLLGHLTVLENVMVPALFARDEAGRPVVERAREVLERVGLADRAGSTPAELSGGQRQRVAIARALLHKPTLLLCDEPTGNLDRKTGEQIIDLFAGLHEDFQSTIVIVTHEDRLTRLAHRTIDMVDGQLGMGREHEAVDADVIHAEEAEGA; the protein is encoded by the coding sequence GTGACGCGCGCCGAACCTGTCATCGTGGCGCGGGATCTGACCCGTGTGTTCGGCGCCGGCGAGGCCGCGCGGAAGGCGGTGGATGCTGTGAGCCTCTCGGTCGAGCGGGGTGAGGTCGTGCTCATCTTCGGCCCGAGTGGCTGCGGCAAGAGCACCCTCTTGTCGATGCTTGGCGGGCTGGATCGCAGTTTTCAGGGGAAATTGAGCCTATTTGGCCAAGACGTCAGTGCGCTCTCGGACGCCGAGCTCTCGCGTCTCCGGGGTGAGCGGATCGGGTTCGTGTTCCAGGCCTTCCACTTGCTCGGTCACCTCACGGTGCTCGAGAACGTGATGGTACCCGCACTGTTCGCGCGCGATGAAGCGGGCCGCCCGGTGGTCGAGCGCGCTCGGGAGGTGCTCGAGCGGGTCGGGCTCGCGGATCGCGCAGGCTCGACGCCGGCCGAGCTCTCGGGCGGTCAGCGCCAGCGTGTTGCCATTGCGCGCGCCCTGCTTCACAAACCGACGTTGCTCCTGTGTGACGAGCCAACGGGCAACCTCGATCGCAAGACCGGAGAGCAGATCATCGACCTCTTCGCCGGCCTGCACGAGGATTTTCAGAGCACGATCGTCATCGTGACCCACGAGGACCGATTGACCCGCTTGGCTCACCGCACCATCGACATGGTGGATGGCCAGCTGGGTATGGGGCGCGAGCACGAGGCAGTGGACGCGGACGTGATCCACGCCGAGGAAGCGGAAGGCGCATGA
- a CDS encoding phosphoglucosamine mutase, producing the protein MSGRRLFGTDGIRGKANIPPMTPELVVRLGRAITLVARRESGRAPRIVIGKDTRLSGYMLETALAAGICAMGGRVLLTGPMPTPAVANLTQSMRADAGVVISASHNPYDDNGIKIFGPDGFKLADESELEIERLLDDAALDQRPCTGDRVGRAERIDDATGRYIVYAKSAFPKDLTLNGLKVVVDAGHGAAYRVAPLVFTELGAEVFAIGVTPNGRNINKACGALHPGAMVREVAKRGAHIGIALDGDADRVIVADENGQIVDGDAVMALCATRMLRAGQLAHGTVVATVMSNMGLERALTPLGGTVLRTAVGDRYVVEAMRKGGFSFGGEQSGHLVFIDHATTGDGVIGALQVLAIMVAEGKPLSELAQVMTKVPQLLENVVLPSRRPVDEMPALTREIRRVEAELGRDGRVLVRWSGTEAKLRLMVEGPDLAVLEQSVKTMAEAARSDMGLSE; encoded by the coding sequence ATGAGCGGGCGCAGGCTCTTCGGGACCGACGGCATCCGGGGCAAGGCGAACATCCCGCCGATGACGCCTGAGCTGGTGGTGCGGCTCGGGCGCGCCATCACGCTGGTCGCGCGGCGCGAGAGCGGGCGCGCCCCCCGCATCGTGATCGGCAAGGACACCCGCCTCTCGGGATACATGCTCGAGACGGCGCTGGCCGCGGGCATCTGCGCCATGGGCGGGCGGGTGCTGTTGACGGGCCCCATGCCCACGCCAGCCGTCGCCAATCTCACCCAGAGCATGCGCGCCGACGCCGGCGTCGTGATCAGCGCCAGTCACAACCCCTACGACGACAACGGCATCAAGATCTTCGGCCCGGATGGCTTCAAGCTAGCCGACGAAAGCGAGCTCGAGATCGAGCGCCTGCTCGACGACGCGGCGCTCGATCAGCGGCCATGCACCGGGGACCGCGTGGGTCGGGCCGAGCGCATCGACGACGCGACCGGTCGGTACATCGTCTACGCAAAGAGCGCGTTCCCCAAGGATCTGACGCTGAATGGGCTCAAGGTCGTGGTCGACGCCGGGCACGGCGCGGCCTATCGCGTGGCGCCGCTGGTCTTCACCGAGCTGGGCGCCGAGGTGTTTGCAATCGGGGTCACCCCGAATGGCAGGAACATCAACAAGGCCTGCGGCGCGCTCCACCCCGGAGCCATGGTGCGTGAGGTGGCCAAGCGTGGCGCCCACATCGGCATCGCGCTGGACGGCGACGCTGACCGGGTGATCGTGGCCGACGAGAACGGGCAGATCGTCGACGGGGATGCGGTCATGGCGCTGTGTGCCACGCGCATGCTGCGGGCCGGGCAGCTGGCGCACGGCACGGTGGTCGCAACGGTGATGAGCAACATGGGACTGGAGCGCGCCCTCACCCCCCTCGGCGGCACCGTCCTGCGCACGGCCGTCGGCGATCGCTACGTGGTCGAGGCCATGCGCAAGGGTGGCTTCAGCTTCGGCGGCGAGCAGAGTGGTCACCTGGTCTTCATCGACCACGCTACGACGGGAGACGGCGTGATCGGCGCGCTGCAGGTCCTCGCGATCATGGTCGCGGAGGGCAAACCGCTGTCCGAGCTCGCGCAGGTCATGACCAAGGTGCCGCAGCTGCTCGAGAACGTCGTCTTGCCGAGCCGGCGACCGGTCGACGAGATGCCGGCGCTCACGCGGGAGATCCGCCGGGTCGAGGCCGAGCTCGGTCGCGACGGGCGGGTGCTCGTGCGATGGAGCGGGACCGAGGCCAAACTCCGCTTGATGGTCGAAGGTCCGGATCTGGCCGTGCTCGAGCAAAGCGTGAAGACCATGGCCGAGGCCGCGCGCTCCGACATGGGCTTGTCCGAGTGA
- a CDS encoding DUF433 domain-containing protein codes for MSLPIVLVPHPHVRVDAKTLGGSPHVADTRIPVRRLYTFYKNGARVETLLKRYPQLEPAKVFDALAFALDNLEVIEADLEREREMLERTGARPAPGSGNARQIDLPFGESAPKTLPAARARTRSRNAGPRSR; via the coding sequence ATGAGCCTACCGATCGTTCTCGTACCGCACCCCCACGTACGCGTGGACGCGAAGACTCTTGGCGGGAGTCCGCATGTGGCGGACACCCGCATCCCCGTGCGCCGTTTGTACACGTTCTACAAGAACGGCGCGCGCGTCGAGACCTTGCTCAAGCGTTACCCGCAGCTCGAGCCGGCGAAGGTCTTCGACGCGCTGGCGTTCGCCCTCGACAACCTGGAGGTGATCGAGGCCGACCTGGAGCGAGAGCGGGAGATGCTCGAGCGCACCGGAGCGCGGCCGGCGCCTGGCTCCGGCAACGCTCGTCAGATCGATCTGCCCTTCGGGGAGTCGGCTCCGAAGACCCTGCCCGCGGCCCGGGCGCGCACGCGCTCACGAAACGCTGGGCCTCGCTCGCGCTGA
- a CDS encoding YajQ family cyclic di-GMP-binding protein gives MPSFDIVSKVEWAEVTNALDQASREVSQRFDFKDTETSLDKTEEGIVIRANSDERAQAAVGVLQEKLIRRKVSLKHTEVGDPTPGPRGGAKILVKIKEGIEQDKSKQLIKLIKDSKAKVQASIQQDTVRVTGKKRDDLQDVIGLLKKEDLGIELQFVNFRD, from the coding sequence ATGCCGTCGTTCGACATCGTCTCGAAAGTGGAGTGGGCCGAGGTGACGAACGCGCTGGATCAGGCCTCGCGGGAGGTCTCCCAGCGTTTCGACTTCAAGGACACCGAGACCAGCCTCGACAAGACCGAGGAAGGCATCGTCATCCGCGCGAACAGCGATGAGCGTGCGCAGGCCGCGGTTGGCGTGCTGCAAGAGAAGCTGATCCGGCGCAAGGTGAGCCTCAAACACACCGAGGTGGGTGATCCGACCCCTGGGCCCCGAGGCGGCGCCAAGATCCTGGTCAAGATCAAAGAGGGCATCGAGCAGGACAAGTCGAAGCAGCTCATCAAGCTGATCAAGGACAGCAAGGCCAAGGTCCAGGCGTCGATTCAGCAAGACACCGTCCGGGTCACCGGCAAGAAGCGCGACGACCTGCAGGACGTCATCGGGCTCTTGAAAAAAGAAGATCTGGGAATCGAGCTCCAGTTCGTGAATTTCAGGGACTGA
- a CDS encoding ABC transporter permease yields MRFDALSTMVKTELGRARGPLVTAGFGIAVGVASLVFFLALGLGARKVLLGDVFPIDQIELEPKKTSAGLLSLLGGPTEPPGIDAASVDRLKAESGVLEVFPKLRFRFPSMARGGKEILGTEIGTHEMVGDGIDTALVTRPGPASIPEFTDPLASPGAECTTNADCTAPKYCERPSGVPRGQCSDPVPALVSHYLVELFDHGIAPAHGLPPVAATLIGRAQGVAFEMTLGNSLLGVARHGEERKVRVKVVGISPKAIDLGVTLPIEVVRRWNREYAGESAASKYSSVVVRVASPSDSGRVINSAALLGLTPHDTRARDVSVLISGVLALLVLVASVILAVAALNIAHTFRMLVTERQHEIGLYRALGASARDMRSWLLSIALVIGSLAGLAGALVARAGAFVADWRAAKDLPDFPFKPESFFVFPGWLWLLAVAFACAFALLGALGPARRASRTDPAEALSRDK; encoded by the coding sequence ATGAGGTTCGACGCCCTGTCCACGATGGTGAAGACCGAGCTCGGTCGCGCCCGCGGGCCCCTCGTCACCGCGGGCTTTGGCATCGCCGTCGGCGTTGCGTCCCTGGTCTTCTTCCTGGCGCTGGGCCTCGGCGCGCGCAAGGTTCTGCTCGGGGACGTCTTCCCCATCGATCAGATCGAGCTCGAGCCGAAAAAGACCAGCGCGGGCCTCCTGTCGCTCCTGGGCGGCCCCACCGAACCCCCGGGCATCGATGCTGCGAGTGTCGACAGGCTGAAGGCCGAGTCTGGCGTGCTCGAGGTCTTCCCGAAGCTGCGCTTTCGATTCCCGAGCATGGCCCGCGGGGGCAAGGAAATCCTCGGAACCGAGATCGGCACGCACGAGATGGTCGGCGACGGCATCGACACGGCGCTCGTCACGCGACCGGGGCCAGCCTCGATCCCGGAGTTCACGGATCCACTCGCCAGCCCCGGCGCCGAGTGCACGACCAATGCCGATTGCACGGCGCCCAAGTACTGCGAGCGCCCGAGCGGCGTGCCTCGGGGGCAGTGCTCCGATCCCGTCCCGGCGCTGGTCAGTCACTACCTGGTCGAGCTGTTCGACCACGGCATCGCACCCGCACACGGCCTGCCGCCGGTGGCCGCAACGCTGATCGGACGCGCCCAAGGCGTGGCCTTCGAAATGACTCTAGGCAATTCCCTGCTCGGGGTCGCTCGTCACGGCGAGGAGCGCAAGGTGCGGGTGAAGGTGGTTGGCATCTCCCCCAAGGCCATCGATCTCGGGGTCACGTTGCCGATCGAGGTCGTCCGCCGCTGGAACCGCGAATACGCCGGGGAGTCCGCGGCCTCGAAATACTCGAGTGTGGTCGTGCGCGTGGCGAGCCCCAGCGATTCCGGACGCGTGATCAACTCCGCCGCCCTGCTCGGGCTCACGCCCCACGACACCCGCGCACGCGACGTCAGTGTCTTGATCTCGGGCGTGCTCGCGCTGCTGGTGCTGGTGGCGTCGGTCATCCTGGCGGTTGCCGCGCTGAACATCGCGCACACGTTCCGGATGCTGGTCACCGAGCGACAGCACGAGATCGGGCTCTATCGCGCGCTCGGGGCCAGCGCCCGGGACATGCGCAGCTGGCTGCTCTCCATCGCGCTGGTCATCGGCAGTCTGGCGGGGCTCGCGGGAGCCCTGGTCGCCCGCGCCGGTGCGTTCGTGGCCGACTGGCGCGCCGCCAAAGATCTCCCGGATTTTCCCTTCAAGCCCGAGTCGTTCTTCGTGTTCCCGGGTTGGCTCTGGCTGCTGGCCGTGGCGTTTGCCTGCGCCTTTGCGCTGCTCGGCGCCCTCGGCCCTGCGCGGCGAGCGTCGCGCACCGACCCCGCCGAGGCGCTCAGCCGGGACAAGTGA
- the accD gene encoding acetyl-CoA carboxylase, carboxyltransferase subunit beta — translation MSRLPDKTPAQSFSNEKRSLGEGVFRKCGGCGTVLTSEALSASWHVCSDCGYHHRMSPAEWRNLLLDGGALERWDDHVAPADPLRFNDGKSYRDRLDRAKKQSSHSEAVETGRGLLAGRAIAYGCYVFSFMGGSMGSVVGERVTRLFERATAERLPVVLLHASGGARMQEGILSLMQMAKTVAALAQFRSVKLPYISLCLHPTTGGVAASTALLGDLNIVEPNALIGFAGPRVIESTLHTTLPEGFQRSEFLKSHGMVDRIVPRADMKSTLSVLIGHLTGGRA, via the coding sequence GTGTCCCGCCTCCCCGACAAGACCCCGGCTCAGAGCTTCTCGAACGAGAAACGCTCACTCGGTGAAGGTGTGTTCAGGAAGTGCGGGGGCTGCGGCACGGTCCTGACCTCCGAGGCGCTCAGCGCCTCGTGGCACGTGTGTTCGGACTGCGGTTACCACCACCGCATGTCACCCGCGGAGTGGCGGAACCTGCTCCTGGACGGCGGCGCGCTGGAGCGCTGGGATGACCACGTTGCCCCCGCCGACCCGCTGCGCTTCAACGACGGCAAGAGTTATCGCGATCGGCTGGATCGCGCGAAGAAGCAGAGCAGCCACTCCGAGGCGGTCGAGACCGGACGCGGGCTCTTGGCCGGCCGCGCCATCGCGTACGGCTGTTACGTGTTCTCGTTCATGGGCGGCAGCATGGGCTCCGTCGTCGGCGAGCGGGTCACACGTCTGTTCGAGCGTGCGACCGCGGAACGCCTGCCCGTCGTGCTGCTCCACGCCTCGGGCGGCGCGCGCATGCAAGAGGGCATCCTCAGCCTGATGCAGATGGCCAAGACCGTGGCGGCGCTGGCGCAGTTTCGCAGCGTGAAACTGCCGTATATCAGCCTGTGTCTGCACCCGACCACCGGAGGCGTCGCGGCCAGCACCGCGCTGCTCGGTGATCTGAACATCGTCGAGCCGAACGCGCTGATCGGTTTCGCAGGCCCACGCGTGATCGAGAGCACCCTGCACACCACGTTGCCCGAAGGCTTCCAGCGGTCGGAGTTCCTGAAGAGTCATGGCATGGTCGACCGCATCGTCCCGCGAGCAGACATGAAATCCACGCTGAGTGTCCTGATCGGGCACCTGACCGGGGGGCGCGCGTGA
- a CDS encoding bifunctional folylpolyglutamate synthase/dihydrofolate synthase — protein sequence MSDDLKTTLERLYALVPRGRQLGLERMQAACDALGNPERSFEAVHIAGTNGKGTVSAFLASIALAGGKRVGFYSSPHLIRFAERIQIDGVPLDDETLLRILTRVLDAAPELTFFEVTTLTAFLAFQEAKVELAVLEVGLGGRLDATNVIPPPRVAVLTRVAFDHMAELGDSLAKIATEKAGIIKKGSTVVVGKLHPDARDVVERRSAQVGAHVVALGSPEPIPGAALAYPRFAMFGSNLAVAVTAAQELGFAPRTIADGIESAQWPGRNELLHRNGQELTLLDCAHNPDGTVALSHVLDPSVLGEIESRRDVALVFGALRTKSWKAMVRRLDQAAAHKIFVAPPLDPAKVVDPSEMAAAFNGTVAASVAEALSLARARVGQTGLVVVTGSTYLVGAARAILLNLPADPAVDL from the coding sequence GTGAGCGACGACCTCAAGACGACGCTCGAGCGCCTGTACGCCCTCGTTCCGCGGGGCCGGCAGCTCGGCCTCGAGCGCATGCAGGCCGCGTGTGACGCGCTCGGAAACCCGGAGCGGTCTTTCGAGGCCGTGCACATCGCGGGCACCAACGGCAAAGGGACGGTCTCGGCCTTCCTCGCCTCGATCGCCCTCGCCGGCGGCAAACGCGTCGGTTTCTACTCCTCCCCGCATTTGATCCGTTTCGCGGAACGGATCCAGATCGACGGGGTTCCGCTCGACGACGAGACGCTGCTCCGGATCCTCACCCGGGTGCTCGACGCGGCGCCGGAACTGACCTTCTTCGAGGTCACCACGCTGACGGCGTTCCTGGCCTTTCAGGAGGCGAAGGTCGAGCTCGCGGTGCTCGAAGTCGGGCTCGGCGGTCGCCTGGACGCGACCAACGTCATCCCCCCACCGCGGGTGGCGGTCCTCACCCGCGTCGCCTTCGATCACATGGCAGAGCTGGGGGACAGCCTCGCGAAGATCGCCACCGAGAAGGCAGGCATCATCAAGAAGGGCTCCACGGTCGTGGTCGGCAAGCTGCACCCCGACGCGCGCGACGTGGTGGAGCGCCGTTCGGCTCAGGTGGGCGCACACGTGGTGGCGCTGGGCAGCCCCGAGCCAATCCCCGGCGCCGCGCTCGCGTACCCACGCTTCGCGATGTTCGGCTCGAACCTCGCCGTCGCGGTCACTGCGGCGCAAGAGCTGGGGTTCGCGCCCCGCACCATCGCCGATGGCATCGAGTCCGCCCAGTGGCCTGGGCGCAACGAGCTCCTGCACCGGAACGGCCAGGAGCTCACGCTGCTCGACTGCGCACACAATCCCGACGGCACGGTGGCGCTGTCGCACGTGCTCGATCCTTCCGTGCTCGGAGAGATCGAGAGCCGGCGCGACGTCGCTCTGGTGTTCGGCGCCCTGCGCACGAAGAGCTGGAAGGCCATGGTGCGGCGGCTCGATCAGGCTGCGGCCCACAAGATCTTCGTCGCTCCCCCGCTCGACCCCGCAAAGGTCGTCGACCCGAGCGAAATGGCAGCGGCGTTCAACGGCACCGTCGCCGCGAGCGTGGCGGAGGCCCTGAGCCTCGCCCGCGCGCGCGTGGGTCAGACCGGGCTCGTCGTGGTCACCGGCTCGACTTATTTAGTGGGCGCAGCCCGCGCCATCTTGTTGAACCTTCCCGCCGATCCGGCGGTGGATCTCTAG
- the nagZ gene encoding beta-N-acetylhexosaminidase has translation MPSTLSTLELTGQLIVGGFSGTSLPGEMRDVLSAGRRGGVIVFKRNLPSLEAAHALNLEVIQATPAALPPFISVDQEGGRVGRLPAPFLKLPPMRALGTLADAELVRRIGVMLGQELSALGYNLDFAPVLDVDSNPANPIIGDRAFSSDPTQVSRLAGALAAGLESAGVMACGKHFPGHGDTLLDSHLALPFVDHSEARLRELELPPFGALARLGIASFMSAHVVYPALDPAQPATLSERIATRMLRSELGFAGVLFSDDLEMKALADRMPVEESAVRAIRAGCDALLICSDFALQERAHAALTAEAERSPEFRERCEQAVGRCLSARRRFPPRPAADASKIGGPSVKALEAELAERLS, from the coding sequence ATGCCGAGCACCCTGTCCACCCTCGAGCTCACGGGTCAGCTGATCGTGGGAGGCTTCAGTGGCACGAGCCTGCCGGGCGAGATGCGCGACGTACTCTCGGCGGGGCGGCGCGGAGGAGTGATCGTCTTCAAGCGCAACTTGCCCAGTCTCGAGGCAGCCCACGCGCTCAACCTCGAGGTGATTCAGGCGACGCCGGCCGCGCTGCCGCCCTTCATCTCGGTCGATCAGGAGGGCGGGCGTGTCGGCCGACTGCCCGCGCCGTTCTTGAAGCTTCCGCCCATGCGCGCCCTGGGCACACTTGCCGACGCGGAGCTCGTGCGACGGATCGGTGTGATGCTCGGGCAAGAGCTCTCGGCCCTCGGCTACAACCTCGATTTTGCCCCCGTGCTCGATGTCGACTCGAACCCGGCCAACCCCATCATCGGTGACCGAGCGTTTTCATCCGATCCCACGCAAGTCTCCCGCCTCGCGGGGGCGCTGGCCGCAGGGCTCGAGTCCGCCGGCGTGATGGCCTGCGGCAAACACTTCCCCGGTCACGGCGACACGCTCTTGGACAGCCACCTCGCGCTGCCGTTCGTGGACCACTCCGAGGCGCGACTGCGGGAGCTCGAGCTCCCTCCGTTCGGCGCGCTGGCCAGGCTGGGCATCGCCAGCTTCATGAGCGCCCACGTGGTCTACCCCGCGCTCGACCCCGCCCAGCCAGCGACGCTCAGCGAGCGCATCGCGACTCGAATGCTTCGCAGCGAACTGGGTTTCGCGGGCGTGCTCTTCAGCGACGACCTCGAGATGAAGGCCCTCGCCGATCGCATGCCTGTCGAGGAGAGCGCCGTGCGCGCGATCCGCGCGGGCTGCGACGCGCTCCTCATCTGCAGTGACTTCGCTTTGCAAGAGCGCGCTCACGCCGCCCTCACCGCGGAAGCCGAGCGCTCACCGGAGTTCCGCGAGCGCTGCGAACAAGCCGTCGGCCGCTGCCTCTCAGCGCGCCGCCGCTTCCCTCCCCGACCGGCGGCGGATGCGTCGAAGATTGGTGGTCCGAGCGTGAAAGCACTCGAAGCCGAGCTGGCAGAGCGCCTCAGCTGA
- a CDS encoding penicillin-insensitive murein endopeptidase encodes MRRLLPTLVLLSSVAILSPALAREPATAKQAKRGAAAGKAARRVARARARSIGSPTDGKLEGAVPLEPSAEIRLRHANGAHYGLPALINMLERSGRRLAARFVGLTLHVGDISLRDGGDLPGHKSHESGRDADVAFLFVGPDGESISPPEFYSVDDKGLALENRAHRFDDARNWALVESWVTDPGARVEHIFVADPIRRRLLAHARSKGVYLPVLHRAAMAMKQPSAGQPHDDHFHIRIACPSAQRRVCVAAPSRAAPETTPAGIRRTFPLPRALVKQKKERETTRR; translated from the coding sequence ATGCGCCGGCTCCTACCGACGCTCGTGCTCTTGTCGAGTGTGGCGATCCTGTCGCCGGCGCTCGCGCGCGAGCCTGCCACCGCCAAACAAGCCAAGCGGGGCGCCGCGGCGGGCAAGGCCGCTCGCCGGGTGGCGCGGGCGCGGGCCCGGAGCATCGGCTCGCCCACCGACGGCAAGCTCGAGGGCGCCGTGCCGCTCGAGCCGAGCGCCGAGATCCGGCTGCGCCATGCCAACGGCGCCCACTATGGGCTGCCCGCGCTGATCAACATGCTGGAGCGCTCCGGCCGCCGCCTGGCGGCGCGTTTTGTGGGGCTCACTTTGCACGTGGGCGACATTTCACTGCGCGACGGCGGCGATCTGCCCGGTCACAAAAGCCACGAGAGCGGGCGGGACGCCGACGTGGCCTTCCTGTTCGTCGGGCCCGACGGTGAGAGCATCTCGCCGCCGGAGTTCTACAGCGTCGATGACAAGGGTCTCGCGCTGGAGAACCGGGCTCACCGCTTCGACGACGCTCGGAACTGGGCGCTGGTAGAGAGCTGGGTGACCGACCCCGGAGCGCGAGTCGAGCACATCTTCGTCGCCGACCCCATTCGCCGCCGCCTGCTGGCGCACGCGCGCAGCAAGGGGGTCTACCTGCCGGTCTTGCACCGCGCGGCAATGGCGATGAAACAACCGTCGGCCGGGCAACCCCACGACGACCACTTTCACATCCGCATTGCGTGCCCCAGCGCACAGCGCCGAGTCTGTGTCGCAGCGCCGTCTCGGGCCGCGCCGGAGACCACCCCAGCCGGGATCCGTCGCACATTTCCGCTGCCGCGCGCCCTTGTGAAGCAGAAGAAAGAGCGCGAAACTACGCGGCGATGA